A single genomic interval of Hevea brasiliensis isolate MT/VB/25A 57/8 chromosome 4, ASM3005281v1, whole genome shotgun sequence harbors:
- the LOC110644973 gene encoding protein GRAVITROPIC IN THE LIGHT 1, with product MDSVKPSSVTPKKSSLARTVAKVLHLRAATGIAPVDGVQKVKSQEQVKNDNKIGNKSTISLRQSFNISNDDEHQKSLAVEALLAKLFASISSVKSAYAQLQCAQSPYDVDGIQAADKLVVSELKNLSALKQCHLKKQFDPSPETTLLLAEVQEQKSVSKTYEIMGKKLESQLRLKDSEIIYLREKLEEFNRQNQLFEKRLDRSGQLSMPDNLHLSGLSPSHFLAVVRFTVKSIRSFVKLMIYQMEAADWNLDAAANSIVSDVVYWRADDKCFAFECFVCREMFEAFNLPNFSLPCESLPKGKNKQHYFLRRFTELKSVKAKEHLAENPKSTFAKFCRAKYLQLVHPQMETSFFGNLSQRNLVNSGEFPDTTFFTSFAEMAKRVWLLHCLAFSFEPEASIFQVRSGCRFSEVYMECVCEDALLSSENAPEADPPVAFTVVPGFKIGKTIIQCQVYLSQIQTKVNR from the coding sequence ATGGATTCTGTTAAACCATCTTCCGTGACTCCAAAAAAGAGTAGCTTGGCACGCACGGTGGCGAAAGTTCTTCATCTTCGTGCTGCAACTGGGATTGCTCCAGTTGATGGTGTGCAAAAAGTCAAGTCCCAGGAACAGGTCAAGAATGATAATAAGATTGGCAATAAGAGCACAATCAGTCTGCGTCAGTCCTTCAACATCAGCAATGATGACGAACACCAAAAGAGTTTGGCTGTGGAAGCTCTTCTTGCAAAACTGTTCGCCAGCATTTCTTCTGTTAAATCAGCATATGCTCAGTTACAGTGTGCGCAGTCTCCTTATGATGTTGATGGGATCCAAGCAGCTGATAAATTAGTGGTTTCCGAGTTGAAGAATTTGTCTGCGTTGAAACAGTGCCATTTGAAAAAACAGTTTGATCCTTCTCCGGAGACTACTTTGCTGTTGGCTGAAGTTCAGGAGCAAAAGAGTGTTTCAAAGACCTATGAAATTATGGGGAAGAAATTGGAGTCTCAGTTGAGGCTCAAGGACTCTGAGATCATATATCTTCGAGAAAAATTGGAGGAATTTAATAGACAGAACCAGTTATTTGAGAAAAGATTGGATAGAAGTGGACAGCTGTCTATGCCTGACAATCTTCACCTATCAGGTTTGAGTCCTAGCCATTTCCTAGCAGTTGTTCGCTTCACAGTCAAGTCGATCCGAAGCTTTGTCAAGCTGATGATTTATCAGATGGAAGCTGCTGATTGGAATCTTGACGCTGCAGCCAATTCGATTGTATCAGACGTGGTCTACTGGAGAGCTGATGACAAATGTTTTGCATTTGAATGCTTTGTTTGCAGGGAGATGTTTGAAGCTTTCAATTTGCCAAACTTCTCCCTTCCTTGCGAGTCTTTGCCAAAGGGAAAGAACAAGCAACATTACTTTCTCAGGAGATTCACAGAACTAAAATCTGTCAAAGCGAAGGAACATCTTGCAGAGAATCCCAAATCGACATTTGCAAAATTCTGCAGAGCCAAGTACTTGCAACTTGTTCATCCCCAGATGGAAACATCATTCTTTGGCAATTTAAGCCAAAGAAACCTTGTGAATTCTGGTGAATTCCCTGACACTACCTTCTTCACCTCATTTGCTGAAATGGCAAAGCGAGTGTGGCTTCTACATTGCTTGGCCTTTTCTTTCGAGCCAGAGGCCTCAATCTTTCAAGTACGCAGCGGCTGTCGATTTTCTGAAGTTTACATGGAATGTGTATGTGAGGATGCACTGCTTTCGTCCGAAAATGCACCAGAAGCTGACCCACCAGTTGCATTCACTGTCGTTCCAGGCTTCAAGATTGGTAAAACTATTATACAGTGCCAGGTTTACCTCTCTCAAATCCAAACCAAGGTAAATCGGTAA